The Candidatus Schekmanbacteria bacterium genomic interval AAACACTAATTCTTATAATATTGACAATTGCAACTATAGCACTTGGAATTTTTCTTGTTATGAAGATAAAAAAAGAGCGTGAAACTGCCGGGTTGTTGAAAAACAGCATTGCAGAGACAACTGAAGCAAAAGAGATGCTTGAAAAGGTAATACAGTCATCTGTCGATGGAATTTTGATTGTGGAAAAAACAGGAATGATAACAGAATGCAATGAGGCGGCAATTAATATTTTGGGTTATAGCAAGGACGAATTGAAAAAGATGCATACATCAATGCTTGCTTCTCCTGATAGCGCTTCACTGCAAAAAAGAAGAGAAGCATTGGAAGAATTATTTGCAAAGGGAAAAGTCAAAACTCATGAAACTTTATGGAAGAGAAAAAATGGTGAAATTTTTCCTGTTGAATCTACTAATAGTCTTTTCAAAGACAAAAATGGCGATTATTGTGGCGGAATTATTATATTCCGCGATATCACAGAGAAAAAGCAGATGGAAGAAGCTCTTGTTGATGCACAGCGTCTTGCCGCTGTGGGAGAAATCGGTATAACACTGAAACATGAAATAAACAATCCTCTTGGCGGAATCTTGGGCTACAGTGAACTAATCTTGAAACATAAAGAGAATTTGACAGAAAAGGATAGAAAACGCGTAGAGGAAATCCATAAAATGGCTATGCGTATTCGCGATGTAATCAGCAATATCGAACAGCTGAAAAGCACCCAAACCGTCGATTATGTTGACGGTGTAAAGATGATCAAACTGGAAAACAATAGAGGCAATTTCTCGGGAACAAAAAAGGTCAACAGTTCAAGTTGATAAATAAATTGATTCTTTTATTGCCTTTCTTATAGCTCAACGATTTTCCTTCCTGCTTCAAATGCCTTTTTCAATCCATCTTCATCTGAAGCAATGATTCCTTTCTCAGTGCAAAAGGAGGCATAGACAGCTTCTTCGACAATAATGCCGTGCCATGCCATTAAATTAATGTGGTGTTCAATTACATTCTCAAAGGAGGATTTTCCCGGTGCGCCCCAAGTCACAATGATCGCACCTTTTCTCAACTCCTCTGTCTCCCATGTCCATGGAAGTCGCCCCAATCCATAAAGTCTATCGTGATAGTTGGCAAGCATAGCACTTTCCCTACCCGTATATATTGGAAAGGCTTCTATAAGGATATCGCAGTCAACAAATTTCTTGTAAAGTTCACGAGTCATATCATCTTTGATAGTGCAATAATTTTCAAGATTCTTTTTTGTACAGGCATCACAACCTGTACAAAATTTTATATCAAGCTTTGATAAAACAATCTTTTCCGTTTCTGCGCCAGCCGATTGAGCACCATCGAGCATTTTATCCAATAAAATATCGGTATTACCACCCTTTCGAGGACTTCCCAATACTGCTGTTACTTTAAGTTTTTCTTTTTTGCTCTTTGCAATCCTCTTCTCAGAAGGGGCACTCCATGAGCTTACAGAGGGAGTGAAACCCGGCATATCTTTCTTAAACCCCATTTGGAGAGATTCTCCACGGCTCTTTGCAATTGCAGATTTCAATCTCCATTTATTTTCAGAAAGGGGCCATAGATCGATGGTTTCAATTAAAGTTTTATCATCGACTTCATCACACCCCTTCGATGCTCCATAAAGCTTTGCAATATGAAGAATCTTATCTCTCCATCTCTCCCTGACTATCGCAGGCCATGCAGTTAGCATTATCTCAACAGTTTCTTTGGCGCTATCGGATAATTTGACATCTTTCATTGTGTTTATGTCTCCTTTTTAAATTTGAATTTTAAATTTAATAATAAGTTTTTCTCTTTTCTAAATTATTTCCCAATTGTAATTAATTTGTGAAGGAGCAACAAAAATTTTTCTATCTTCAAACGACATTTTTTTGACCTGAAGATAAC includes:
- a CDS encoding PAS domain S-box protein yields the protein MASHHSIVEGDKNCDSQLAFFYERMKDYILSLRRIDENGIVTHFYPKEEAKNIIGTNVQNQTYFNFCRIKGVPYLSNKLTHENNEKKIHFAIPLFETTKKNRKVFKGILTVDFPLQWVTDKFASSSTFQKSGYITIFDSNGTLLSHSRHPEMVYNNIFSRSKKCYECHTSFESLEAMINKGDGVFRYSVKGESEKYLSATTISLPGQKWTVVFNVPVSEIQVITKNALKQTLILIILTIATIALGIFLVMKIKKERETAGLLKNSIAETTEAKEMLEKVIQSSVDGILIVEKTGMITECNEAAINILGYSKDELKKMHTSMLASPDSASLQKRREALEELFAKGKVKTHETLWKRKNGEIFPVESTNSLFKDKNGDYCGGIIIFRDITEKKQMEEALVDAQRLAAVGEIGITLKHEINNPLGGILGYSELILKHKENLTEKDRKRVEEIHKMAMRIRDVISNIEQLKSTQTVDYVDGVKMIKLENNRGNFSGTKKVNSSS
- a CDS encoding flavodoxin family protein, with the translated sequence MKDVKLSDSAKETVEIMLTAWPAIVRERWRDKILHIAKLYGASKGCDEVDDKTLIETIDLWPLSENKWRLKSAIAKSRGESLQMGFKKDMPGFTPSVSSWSAPSEKRIAKSKKEKLKVTAVLGSPRKGGNTDILLDKMLDGAQSAGAETEKIVLSKLDIKFCTGCDACTKKNLENYCTIKDDMTRELYKKFVDCDILIEAFPIYTGRESAMLANYHDRLYGLGRLPWTWETEELRKGAIIVTWGAPGKSSFENVIEHHINLMAWHGIIVEEAVYASFCTEKGIIASDEDGLKKAFEAGRKIVEL